A section of the Serratia liquefaciens ATCC 27592 genome encodes:
- a CDS encoding CMD domain-containing protein produces the protein MELLRRQHNAQWYHETQSSVRGEQPLEPQAAGIRDRFLLGLGAFADEALNTALTARAGVFNASLAGYHVLFPDRVELSRTVTLSPYDRLSTALTVAQVTGVQSLCSHYAARLAPLYSPDASRESNIRLAQITQYARQLASQPTLICSKALQQLSDVGLSPADIVTFSQIIGFVSYQARVVAGVAALAGRPTGVVPGFPNIADAEGIVFTEEELTWQARLPVVVPEEARAEQLDVLDQSHPDARSESYYLLLAHDAPALRERNGVFNSINADGYGLSARLKALATLAVSRINGSRYCAATVAQDIQQEELVGALFNSIEQGLESTNDPVNQAVIRIATDLTRTPEKFTPRSVQPLFNSGLNQAQALDVILTGALYAWENRLRQTLGDTQHLSENLA, from the coding sequence ATGGAACTACTACGTCGACAACATAATGCCCAGTGGTATCACGAAACCCAAAGCAGCGTGCGCGGTGAGCAGCCGTTGGAGCCGCAGGCGGCCGGGATCCGCGATCGATTTTTGCTGGGGCTGGGCGCTTTTGCCGACGAAGCGCTGAACACCGCGCTGACCGCACGCGCCGGGGTATTTAACGCCTCCCTGGCCGGATATCACGTGCTGTTTCCCGATCGGGTCGAATTGTCACGCACAGTGACATTGTCACCTTATGATCGCCTCAGCACCGCATTAACCGTGGCACAGGTGACCGGCGTTCAGTCTCTTTGTAGCCACTACGCCGCCCGCCTCGCCCCCCTGTACAGCCCCGACGCCTCACGTGAAAGTAATATCCGCCTGGCCCAAATCACCCAGTATGCCCGCCAGCTCGCCAGTCAACCGACGTTGATTTGCAGCAAGGCGTTGCAGCAGTTGAGCGACGTCGGGTTAAGCCCGGCGGATATCGTGACCTTTTCGCAGATTATCGGTTTTGTTAGCTACCAGGCACGCGTGGTCGCCGGCGTGGCTGCCTTGGCCGGGCGACCAACGGGAGTGGTGCCCGGTTTCCCGAACATCGCTGACGCCGAAGGCATTGTGTTCACCGAGGAAGAACTGACATGGCAAGCGCGTCTTCCCGTGGTGGTGCCGGAAGAGGCCCGTGCCGAACAGCTCGACGTGCTGGATCAAAGCCATCCCGACGCTCGCAGCGAATCCTATTATCTGTTGCTGGCCCACGATGCGCCCGCGCTGCGTGAACGTAATGGCGTGTTCAACAGTATCAATGCCGACGGTTATGGCCTGTCGGCGCGGCTGAAAGCGCTGGCGACGCTGGCAGTTTCCCGCATTAACGGCAGCCGCTACTGCGCAGCGACCGTCGCACAGGATATTCAACAAGAAGAACTGGTCGGCGCCCTGTTCAATAGCATTGAGCAGGGGCTGGAGAGTACCAATGACCCGGTTAACCAGGCTGTGATCCGCATAGCAACGGACCTGACCCGCACGCCTGAAAAGTTCACGCCGCGCAGCGTGCAGCCGCTGTTTAACAGTGGGTTGAATCAGGCGCAGGCGCTGGACGTGATCCTCACCGGCGCGCTGTATGCCTGGGAGAACCGCCTGCGTCAAACGCTCGGCGACACCCAACATCTCAGTGAAAACCTGGCGTAA
- a CDS encoding LysR family transcriptional regulator — protein MKLSQLRFFCAVVEYKTIAAAARELHCVPSNVTLRIKELEDSLGGKLFFRDKNRLYVTPKGRLFYQQAVDILMLADRSQQLFAGRQPQGLLNLGALDFSLISHLPSRIAHLRRSQPHMQVNVLSRDSLVLERMLIDSEIDLALTDGPIEHPLLASRAAFDERLVLLMPASVPQLDAATLAQLEFYTFSRECSFRLKIDRWLASRQLKPRMTLEMESYTAMAACVKAGCGVACVPGSLLPMILPEQALKVVEMGAEGVSNLYFVWRRHQLSDELQTALDLLMHPA, from the coding sequence ATGAAGCTGAGTCAGCTTAGATTTTTCTGCGCCGTGGTGGAGTATAAAACCATTGCCGCCGCCGCGCGGGAATTGCACTGTGTCCCCTCCAACGTCACGTTGCGCATCAAAGAGTTAGAAGACTCACTTGGCGGCAAGTTGTTTTTTCGCGATAAGAACCGGTTGTATGTCACGCCGAAAGGCCGACTGTTCTATCAACAGGCCGTCGACATCCTGATGCTGGCAGACCGCAGCCAACAATTGTTCGCCGGTCGGCAACCGCAGGGCCTGTTGAATCTTGGGGCGCTGGATTTTTCTCTGATCAGCCACCTGCCGTCACGCATCGCTCACTTGCGCCGCAGCCAGCCCCACATGCAGGTTAACGTGCTGAGCCGAGACTCGCTGGTGCTGGAACGGATGCTGATTGACAGCGAGATCGATCTGGCGTTGACCGACGGGCCGATAGAGCACCCGCTGCTGGCCAGTCGCGCGGCGTTTGATGAGCGCCTGGTGCTGTTGATGCCGGCCTCGGTTCCGCAGTTGGACGCCGCAACCCTGGCGCAGTTAGAGTTTTATACCTTCAGCCGCGAGTGCTCTTTCCGCCTGAAAATCGATCGCTGGTTGGCCTCACGCCAGCTAAAGCCGCGGATGACGCTGGAGATGGAGTCGTACACGGCGATGGCAGCCTGCGTAAAAGCGGGTTGTGGCGTCGCCTGTGTTCCGGGGTCTTTGCTGCCGATGATCCTGCCTGAGCAGGCGTTAAAAGTGGTGGAAATGGGGGCTGAAGGGGTCAGCAATTTGTACTTCGTGTGGCGCCGCCATCAGCTCTCTGACGAGTTGCAGACGGCGCTCGATCTGTTAATGCACCCGGCGTGA
- the gloA gene encoding lactoylglutathione lyase: protein MPLNDLLNLPGVTAQPETVTDGYVFNHTMIRVKDLTQALDFYTRVLGFTPVYLETFNEAAFTICYLTRSPRDQIPQDDDARKRWVLSQPGILELTHNHGTEQQADFHYHNGNSEPRGFGHLCVTVPDVHAACERFERLGVNFQKRLHEGRMNYVAFIKDPDDYWIEILQPTPLQN from the coding sequence ATGCCACTGAATGATTTACTGAACCTGCCGGGCGTAACCGCGCAGCCGGAAACCGTCACCGACGGCTACGTGTTCAATCACACCATGATCCGCGTGAAGGACTTAACCCAAGCGCTGGACTTTTATACCCGCGTGCTCGGCTTTACCCCGGTGTATCTGGAAACCTTCAATGAAGCCGCGTTTACCATTTGCTACCTGACCCGCAGCCCGCGCGACCAGATCCCACAGGATGACGATGCCCGTAAACGCTGGGTCCTGAGTCAACCGGGTATTTTGGAGCTCACCCATAACCACGGCACCGAGCAGCAGGCCGATTTTCATTACCACAACGGCAACAGTGAGCCGCGTGGCTTTGGCCACCTCTGTGTGACGGTGCCTGACGTGCACGCTGCCTGCGAGCGTTTTGAGCGCCTTGGCGTGAACTTCCAGAAACGTCTGCATGAAGGTCGCATGAATTACGTGGCCTTTATCAAGGATCCCGACGACTACTGGATTGAAATCCTGCAGCCTACGCCGCTACAGAACTGA
- the sapD gene encoding putrescine export ABC transporter ATP-binding protein SapD → MPLLDIRNLTIEFMTAEGPVKAVDRVSMTLSEGEVRGLVGESGSGKSLIAKAICGVTKDNWRVTADRFRFDDIDLLQLTPRERRKLVGHNVSMIFQEPQSCLDPSESIGRQLVQAIPGWTYKGRWWQRFNWRKRRAIELLHRVGIKDHKDIMGSFPYELTDGECQKVMIAIALANQPRLLIADEPTNAMEPTTQAQIFRLLARLNQNNNTTILLISHDLQMMSKWADRVNVLYCGQTVESAQCEDLLAAPHHPYTQALIRAMPDFGRALPHKSRLNTLPGAIPSLEHLPIGCRLGPRCPYAQKKCIETPRLRPVKNHLFACHFPLNMEEQ, encoded by the coding sequence ATGCCATTACTTGATATCCGCAACCTGACGATTGAATTTATGACCGCCGAAGGCCCGGTAAAGGCAGTCGATCGCGTCAGCATGACCCTGAGTGAGGGGGAAGTCCGCGGCCTGGTGGGCGAGTCCGGTTCCGGTAAAAGCCTGATCGCCAAAGCGATCTGCGGCGTCACCAAAGACAACTGGCGCGTCACCGCCGACCGTTTCCGTTTCGATGATATCGACCTGTTGCAGCTAACACCGCGTGAACGACGCAAGCTGGTCGGGCATAACGTGTCGATGATTTTCCAGGAGCCACAATCCTGTCTGGATCCTTCCGAAAGCATCGGCCGTCAGCTGGTGCAGGCCATTCCGGGTTGGACCTACAAAGGCCGCTGGTGGCAGCGCTTTAACTGGCGCAAACGCCGCGCCATAGAGCTGCTGCACCGCGTGGGCATCAAGGATCACAAAGACATCATGGGCAGCTTTCCTTATGAGCTGACCGACGGTGAGTGCCAGAAAGTGATGATCGCCATCGCCCTGGCCAATCAGCCGCGCCTGCTGATCGCCGATGAACCGACCAACGCCATGGAACCGACCACTCAGGCGCAGATTTTCCGTCTGCTGGCGCGTTTGAACCAAAACAACAACACCACCATTTTGCTGATCAGCCACGATCTGCAAATGATGAGCAAATGGGCCGATCGGGTCAACGTGTTGTACTGCGGGCAGACGGTAGAAAGCGCTCAGTGCGAAGACCTGCTGGCCGCACCGCACCACCCTTACACTCAGGCGCTGATCCGCGCAATGCCGGACTTTGGCCGCGCATTGCCGCATAAAAGCCGCCTCAATACCCTGCCGGGAGCCATTCCGTCGCTGGAGCATTTGCCGATAGGTTGTCGGCTGGGGCCGCGCTGCCCCTATGCGCAGAAGAAATGCATTGAGACACCTCGCCTGCGTCCGGTGAAAAACCACCTGTTCGCCTGTCACTTCCCACTGAACATGGAGGAGCAATAA
- a CDS encoding FdhF/YdeP family oxidoreductase → MKFKPSIKPYTGAAGGWGSLEATTRYVLDSKQTLQNLRNLMRVNKARGFDCPGCAWGDDNHSTFSFCENGAKAVSWEATRNAVEPEFFAAHSVSTLLQQSDYFLEYQGRLTHPMRYNAETDHYQPISWPDALALIAQHINQMDNPNQIELYTSGRASNEASYLYQLFGRMLGTSNFPDCSNMCHEASGVGLKQSIGVGKGTIRMDDFEKADAIFVFGQNPGTNHPRMLHSLKNAANRGARIVSFNTLRERGLERFADPQSPIQMLTPKSSPISSSYYQPNLGGDMAAVRGMVKALLESHRERLAAGEPGLFDQAFISQHSVGVEAYLAQVDATTWQQITQQSGLSEEQLRQAAAIYQGAERVICTWAMGVTQHKHSVPTVREITNLQLLFGQLGKPGAGLCPVRGHSNVQGNRTMGIDEKSPKALLDSLEQHFNFSPRREPGHNTVEAIEAMLRGEVKVLLALGGNLAAAAPDTERTARALRRCDLTVHISTKLNRSHLVTGKDALILPTLGRTEQDMQASGPQYITVEDSFSMVHASEGVGKPLAETQRSETAIVCGIADAVLGNQQLDWLELVDDYSLIRDHIAATIPGFEDFNRRCDQPGGFYLGNAAAELRFDTPSGKAEFSAAPLPTSLFPQLDGRQAPFTLQTLRSHDQYNTTIYGLDDRYRGVYGQREVLFIHPEDLAALDMQDGELVEIETLWNDGITRKVSGFKLVSYDIPRGNLAAYYPETNPLVPLASFGDGTGTPTSKSIPVEIRRCVAQPTLRIA, encoded by the coding sequence ATGAAATTTAAACCGTCAATAAAGCCGTATACCGGCGCGGCGGGCGGCTGGGGTTCACTCGAAGCCACTACCCGCTATGTGCTCGACAGTAAACAGACGCTGCAAAACCTGCGTAACCTGATGCGCGTGAACAAGGCTCGCGGCTTCGACTGCCCAGGTTGTGCCTGGGGCGACGACAACCACAGCACCTTCAGTTTCTGCGAAAACGGCGCCAAAGCTGTCAGTTGGGAAGCAACGCGTAACGCGGTCGAGCCGGAGTTTTTCGCGGCTCACAGCGTCAGCACCCTGCTGCAGCAAAGTGATTATTTCCTGGAATACCAGGGCCGTCTCACCCACCCCATGCGCTATAACGCCGAAACCGACCACTACCAGCCGATCAGTTGGCCGGACGCGCTGGCGTTGATCGCCCAGCACATTAACCAGATGGATAACCCGAACCAGATCGAGTTGTATACTTCGGGCCGCGCCAGCAATGAAGCTTCTTATCTGTATCAATTGTTTGGTCGTATGCTCGGCACCAGCAATTTCCCTGACTGCTCCAATATGTGCCACGAAGCCAGCGGCGTGGGCCTGAAACAAAGTATCGGCGTAGGGAAAGGCACCATTCGCATGGACGACTTTGAAAAAGCCGATGCCATCTTCGTGTTTGGTCAGAATCCCGGCACCAACCACCCGCGCATGCTGCATAGCCTGAAAAATGCCGCCAACCGCGGTGCGCGCATCGTCAGTTTTAACACCCTGCGCGAACGTGGCCTCGAGCGTTTTGCCGATCCGCAAAGCCCGATTCAAATGCTGACGCCCAAGTCGTCGCCGATCAGTTCATCCTATTACCAACCCAACCTCGGCGGGGATATGGCGGCCGTGCGCGGCATGGTGAAAGCGCTGCTGGAAAGTCATCGTGAGCGCCTGGCGGCCGGTGAACCCGGCCTGTTCGATCAGGCATTCATCAGTCAACACAGCGTCGGCGTCGAGGCGTATCTGGCGCAGGTCGATGCTACGACCTGGCAACAAATCACCCAGCAGTCCGGCCTCAGCGAGGAACAATTGCGTCAGGCGGCGGCGATTTATCAGGGTGCCGAACGCGTGATCTGCACCTGGGCGATGGGCGTCACCCAGCATAAGCATTCTGTGCCAACGGTACGTGAGATCACCAACCTGCAGCTGCTGTTCGGTCAGTTGGGTAAACCGGGCGCCGGCCTGTGTCCGGTACGCGGCCACAGCAACGTGCAAGGCAACCGTACCATGGGCATTGATGAGAAGTCCCCCAAGGCACTGCTCGACAGCCTGGAGCAGCACTTTAACTTCTCGCCGCGACGCGAACCGGGCCATAACACCGTAGAGGCCATTGAGGCGATGCTGCGCGGTGAGGTTAAGGTCTTGCTGGCGTTGGGCGGCAATCTGGCCGCGGCTGCGCCGGACACCGAACGCACTGCCCGCGCCCTGCGCCGTTGTGATCTGACGGTGCATATCAGCACCAAGCTCAACCGCAGTCATCTGGTCACCGGCAAAGACGCGCTGATCCTGCCGACCCTGGGCCGTACCGAACAGGATATGCAGGCCAGCGGCCCACAGTACATTACGGTGGAAGACTCTTTCAGCATGGTGCACGCGTCGGAAGGCGTCGGTAAACCACTGGCGGAGACCCAGCGTTCTGAAACCGCCATCGTATGCGGCATCGCCGATGCGGTGTTGGGCAACCAGCAGCTCGACTGGCTGGAGCTGGTAGACGATTATTCGTTGATCCGCGACCATATCGCCGCCACCATTCCCGGTTTCGAAGATTTCAACCGGCGCTGCGACCAGCCCGGTGGTTTCTACCTGGGTAATGCCGCCGCAGAACTGCGCTTTGACACCCCAAGCGGCAAGGCCGAGTTTAGCGCAGCGCCTCTGCCAACCAGCCTGTTCCCGCAGTTGGATGGCCGACAGGCGCCCTTCACGCTGCAAACACTGCGTTCGCACGATCAGTACAACACCACTATCTACGGACTGGATGACCGTTACCGCGGCGTCTACGGCCAACGAGAAGTGCTGTTTATACACCCTGAAGATCTGGCGGCGTTGGATATGCAAGACGGTGAGCTGGTAGAGATTGAAACGCTGTGGAATGACGGCATTACACGTAAGGTCAGTGGCTTCAAACTGGTAAGCTACGATATCCCACGCGGTAATCTGGCAGCTTACTACCCAGAGACTAACCCGTTGGTTCCGCTGGCCAGCTTTGGTGACGGCACCGGCACGCCAACGTCGAAGTCGATACCGGTGGAGATCCGCCGTTGTGTGGCGCAACCGACGCTGCGTATTGCCTGA
- the dacD gene encoding serine-type D-Ala-D-Ala carboxypeptidase DacD produces the protein MKRSVWVMIAGMLVPLAVQAADVPSSIAQNTPPAIDAASYVLMDYTTGQVLAQANADQRRNPASLTKLMTGLVIDHALDQHKIGLDDVVTVGNDAWAQGNPVFKGSSLMFLKPGDRVTVRDLSRGIIIDSGNDACVAMADYVAGSQAAFVKLMNEKSAQLGLQNTHFETVHGLDAPGQFTTAGDLAVISRAIIMSEPAEYHMYSEKSLTWNGITQQNRNGLLWDKNLHVDGLKTGHTASAGFNIIASATEGDRRLIAVVMGGKSSKGREEQARKLLTWGLRDFTTVHLFSAGQNLGQEKVWYGDRHEVAVGSAKEEYLSLPKSEADKLKAQYVVSVPRLDAPLTQGQTIGEIRISDNGKLLKTLPLVALQPVQQGGAFSRLMDYVKLKI, from the coding sequence TTGAAGCGTTCAGTATGGGTGATGATCGCCGGCATGTTAGTGCCGCTGGCGGTACAGGCAGCAGATGTTCCCTCCAGTATTGCGCAAAACACACCGCCGGCGATAGACGCCGCCTCTTACGTATTGATGGATTACACCACTGGACAGGTGTTGGCGCAGGCGAACGCAGATCAGCGCCGCAACCCAGCCAGCCTGACGAAGCTGATGACCGGATTGGTGATTGATCACGCGCTCGATCAGCACAAAATTGGCCTGGATGACGTGGTGACGGTGGGCAATGACGCCTGGGCGCAGGGCAACCCGGTGTTTAAGGGATCATCATTGATGTTCTTAAAGCCAGGTGACAGGGTCACGGTTCGCGATCTCAGCCGCGGTATCATCATTGATTCGGGCAACGATGCCTGTGTCGCGATGGCGGATTATGTGGCAGGTAGCCAGGCGGCATTCGTTAAGTTGATGAATGAAAAGAGTGCCCAGCTTGGCCTGCAGAATACCCATTTCGAAACCGTGCATGGGCTGGATGCGCCGGGGCAATTCACTACGGCGGGCGATTTGGCGGTGATTTCACGCGCTATCATCATGAGCGAACCGGCGGAGTATCACATGTACAGCGAGAAATCGCTGACCTGGAACGGCATCACCCAGCAAAATCGCAATGGGCTGCTGTGGGATAAAAACCTGCACGTCGACGGGTTGAAAACCGGCCATACCGCCTCGGCCGGCTTTAACATTATTGCCTCTGCTACCGAAGGAGACCGGCGGCTGATTGCGGTGGTGATGGGCGGTAAAAGTTCGAAAGGGCGTGAAGAGCAGGCGCGCAAATTGCTGACCTGGGGCCTGCGTGATTTCACCACCGTGCATCTGTTCAGCGCCGGGCAAAATCTGGGGCAGGAAAAAGTGTGGTATGGCGACCGTCATGAGGTCGCGGTGGGCAGTGCAAAAGAGGAATATCTCAGCCTGCCGAAAAGTGAAGCCGACAAACTGAAGGCGCAGTATGTGGTCAGCGTTCCGCGCCTGGATGCCCCGTTGACCCAAGGGCAGACGATTGGCGAAATCCGTATCAGCGATAACGGCAAGCTGCTCAAAACCTTGCCGCTGGTGGCATTGCAACCGGTCCAGCAAGGCGGCGCGTTCTCACGATTGATGGACTACGTAAAACTGAAGATTTGA
- a CDS encoding LysR family transcriptional regulator, which produces MDIKQLIYLCNLERERHFGRAAEASFVSQPTLSMRLKNLEKELGVSLINRGNNFEGFTAEGERVLSWAREIVSVYQGLKLEVESLKHGLNGTLRIGVVPQCSISLAQMLKDVSERYPQLDYRVAVLSADQLLEALTAHTVDVGIGFFELSTLQELHFQSQPLADAGVELVFHPQHFPELVGDTPLTLEDVATLPLCLAEPTRYFRRYLDQNFREAGLTLHVRMETTSIFQLLQGIFVGLGCGLFPHGNLLPAMMPELQHRPIAIAAMSRHAAVVVAEPGRASPLAQHFFDAARGWLLR; this is translated from the coding sequence ATGGATATTAAGCAACTGATCTACCTGTGTAATCTCGAACGCGAGCGCCACTTCGGCCGTGCGGCAGAGGCCAGCTTTGTCAGTCAGCCGACATTGTCTATGCGGCTGAAAAATTTGGAAAAAGAGCTGGGCGTATCCTTAATCAACCGCGGTAACAACTTCGAAGGTTTTACTGCCGAAGGCGAGCGGGTGCTGTCGTGGGCGCGTGAGATCGTGTCGGTTTATCAGGGGCTGAAGCTGGAGGTCGAGTCGCTTAAACACGGGCTTAACGGCACGTTGCGCATCGGAGTGGTACCGCAATGCAGCATCTCGCTGGCGCAAATGTTAAAGGACGTCAGTGAGCGTTACCCTCAGCTGGATTATCGGGTAGCGGTGCTGAGTGCCGATCAGTTGCTGGAGGCGTTGACGGCACATACCGTAGATGTCGGCATTGGTTTCTTCGAGCTTTCCACGCTGCAAGAGCTGCACTTTCAGTCCCAGCCATTGGCGGACGCCGGGGTCGAGCTGGTTTTCCACCCGCAGCATTTTCCTGAGTTGGTAGGAGATACCCCCCTGACGCTGGAGGATGTAGCCACGCTGCCACTGTGCCTGGCTGAGCCGACGCGTTACTTCCGCCGTTATCTTGATCAAAACTTCCGTGAAGCTGGACTGACGCTGCACGTTCGAATGGAAACCACCTCAATATTCCAACTGTTGCAGGGCATTTTCGTCGGTCTGGGCTGTGGGCTTTTCCCGCATGGCAACCTGTTACCGGCAATGATGCCGGAGTTGCAACACCGACCGATAGCGATCGCGGCGATGTCACGTCATGCTGCGGTCGTGGTCGCCGAGCCGGGACGCGCATCGCCGTTGGCGCAGCATTTCTTTGATGCCGCACGAGGTTGGTTGCTGCGCTAG
- the sapF gene encoding putrescine export ABC transporter ATP-binding protein SapF has translation METLLEVRNLSKTYRYRTGLFRRQHVEAVKSVSFTLRERQTLAIIGENGSGKSTLAKMLSGMVEPSAGELLIDDHRLNYGDYRYRSQRIRMIFQDPSTSLNPRQRIGQLLDAPLRLNTEMAAPEREQQINRTLRQVGMLPDHANYYPHMLASGQKQRVALARALILQPKVIVADEALASLDMSMRSQIINLMLELQEKHGISYIYVTQHLGMMKHISDQVMVMHEGEIVERGSTAEVLASPLHELTKRLIASHFGEALTADAWRRDGGRF, from the coding sequence ATGGAAACGCTGTTGGAAGTGCGCAATCTGAGCAAAACCTACCGTTACCGCACCGGGCTGTTTCGCCGCCAGCATGTGGAAGCGGTCAAATCGGTCAGCTTTACCCTGCGTGAACGGCAAACGCTGGCGATCATCGGTGAAAACGGCTCTGGCAAGTCCACCCTGGCCAAGATGCTGTCCGGCATGGTCGAGCCCTCAGCCGGAGAACTGCTGATTGACGACCATCGGCTTAACTATGGCGATTATCGTTACCGCAGCCAGCGTATCCGCATGATATTTCAGGATCCGAGCACTTCGCTCAATCCTCGTCAGCGTATCGGCCAGCTGTTGGACGCCCCGCTGCGGCTCAATACCGAAATGGCAGCCCCTGAACGTGAGCAACAAATCAACCGAACCCTGCGTCAGGTGGGGATGCTGCCGGATCACGCCAATTATTACCCGCATATGCTGGCATCCGGCCAGAAACAGCGGGTGGCTTTAGCCCGCGCCTTGATCCTGCAACCGAAGGTGATCGTAGCCGATGAGGCACTGGCCTCGCTGGATATGTCGATGCGTTCGCAAATCATCAACCTGATGCTGGAACTGCAGGAGAAACACGGTATTTCCTACATTTATGTGACTCAACACCTGGGCATGATGAAACACATCAGCGATCAGGTGATGGTGATGCATGAAGGGGAAATCGTCGAACGCGGCAGTACGGCCGAGGTATTGGCTTCACCGCTGCATGAGCTGACCAAACGCCTGATTGCCAGCCACTTTGGCGAGGCGCTTACCGCAGACGCCTGGCGACGTGACGGCGGCAGATTCTGA
- a CDS encoding exoribonuclease II has protein sequence MFQDNPLLAQLKQQLHSQTPRVEGVVKGTEKGFGFLEVDGQKSYFIPPPYMKKVMHGDRVTATLHTEKEREIAEPETLIEPFLSRFVGRVQKRDDRLSIVPDHPLLKDAIPCRPVRELKHNFQAGDWAVAEMCRHPLKGDRGFNADLTQFITDGEDHLAPWWVTLARHSLEKEAPEMIAIDEPDASVPREDLTALNFVTIDSASTEDMDDALFVQDNGDGSLQLTIAIADPTAYVAQGSALDEIARKRAFTNYLPGFNIPMLPRDLSDNLCSLRPNQRRPVLACRVTIGADGALGDDIRFFGAEIESKAKLVYDEVSDWLEGIAGWQPPSDEIAQQITLLKRVCDARNAWRHQHALVFKDRPDYRFVLGEKGEVLEIITEQRRTANRIVEECMIASNVCAAIVLRDRLGFGIYNVHTGFDPLLVEQAVTVLQANGVEAEAEKLLTLEGFCELRRHLDSQPTQFLDSRIRRSQTYAEISTTPGPHFGLGLEAYATWTSPIRKYGDMVNHRLLKAVITGQSAEKPLDEVTIQLAERRRLNRMAERDVGDWLYARYLKDKAGTDERFNAEIIDVTRGGLRVRLLDNGAVAFIPAPFIHAVRDEMVCSQDTGTVQIKGEVVYRQGDTLQVSIAEVRMETRSVIARPAA, from the coding sequence ATGTTTCAAGATAACCCGCTGCTGGCGCAGCTTAAACAGCAACTTCACTCTCAGACCCCGCGCGTTGAAGGCGTAGTAAAAGGGACTGAGAAAGGCTTTGGCTTTCTTGAGGTCGACGGTCAAAAAAGCTATTTCATTCCGCCACCGTACATGAAGAAAGTCATGCACGGGGACCGAGTGACCGCAACCCTGCATACCGAGAAAGAACGTGAAATCGCCGAGCCGGAAACCCTGATCGAGCCCTTCCTGTCGCGCTTTGTCGGCCGTGTGCAAAAGCGTGATGACCGTCTGTCCATCGTACCCGATCATCCGTTGCTGAAAGACGCGATCCCTTGCCGTCCGGTGCGTGAACTGAAACATAACTTCCAGGCCGGTGACTGGGCGGTAGCGGAAATGTGCCGCCACCCGCTGAAAGGCGATCGTGGCTTCAACGCCGACCTGACCCAATTTATTACCGACGGCGAAGATCACCTGGCGCCGTGGTGGGTCACGCTGGCCCGTCACAGCCTGGAAAAAGAAGCGCCTGAGATGATCGCGATCGATGAGCCGGATGCTTCCGTGCCGCGTGAAGATCTGACCGCTCTGAATTTTGTCACCATCGACAGCGCCAGCACCGAAGATATGGACGATGCGCTGTTTGTGCAGGACAACGGCGACGGCTCGCTGCAATTGACCATCGCCATTGCCGATCCGACCGCCTACGTCGCGCAAGGCAGCGCGCTGGATGAAATCGCCCGCAAGCGCGCCTTTACCAACTACCTGCCAGGTTTCAACATCCCTATGTTGCCGCGCGATCTGTCAGACAACCTGTGTTCACTGCGCCCGAACCAACGCCGTCCGGTGCTGGCTTGCCGCGTGACCATCGGTGCAGACGGCGCATTGGGTGACGATATTCGCTTCTTCGGCGCCGAGATCGAATCAAAAGCCAAACTGGTTTATGACGAAGTCTCCGACTGGCTGGAAGGCATTGCCGGCTGGCAGCCGCCGAGCGATGAAATCGCACAGCAAATCACCCTGCTCAAGCGCGTGTGCGATGCACGTAACGCCTGGCGCCACCAGCATGCTCTGGTATTCAAAGATCGCCCAGACTACCGCTTTGTGCTGGGTGAAAAAGGCGAAGTGCTGGAGATCATCACCGAACAGCGCCGCACCGCCAACCGCATCGTCGAAGAGTGCATGATTGCTTCCAACGTCTGCGCCGCCATTGTGCTGCGCGACCGTCTGGGCTTTGGCATTTACAACGTGCACACCGGTTTCGATCCGCTGCTGGTTGAGCAAGCCGTAACCGTACTGCAAGCCAACGGCGTTGAAGCCGAAGCCGAGAAGCTGCTGACGCTGGAAGGTTTCTGCGAACTGCGTCGTCACCTCGATTCGCAACCGACCCAGTTCCTCGACAGCCGTATTCGCCGCTCTCAGACGTATGCCGAAATCAGCACTACGCCGGGGCCGCACTTCGGTCTGGGCCTGGAGGCTTACGCCACCTGGACCTCTCCGATCCGTAAATACGGTGATATGGTCAACCACCGCTTGCTGAAAGCCGTTATCACCGGGCAGTCCGCAGAGAAACCGCTGGACGAAGTGACAATCCAACTGGCCGAACGTCGTCGTCTGAACCGGATGGCGGAACGTGACGTCGGCGATTGGCTCTACGCGCGTTACCTCAAGGATAAAGCAGGCACCGATGAACGCTTCAACGCGGAAATCATCGACGTAACCCGCGGCGGCCTGCGCGTTCGTCTGCTGGACAATGGCGCAGTGGCCTTTATCCCGGCGCCCTTCATTCACGCGGTACGTGATGAAATGGTATGCAGCCAGGATACCGGCACGGTGCAGATCAAAGGCGAAGTCGTTTATCGTCAGGGGGATACCCTGCAGGTATCCATCGCCGAAGTGCGTATGGAAACCCGCAGCGTGATCGCCAGACCGGCGGCTTAA